ATCACTTCAGCCCGCCTACCACCACCACCGAGATCGAGGACTACGGCTTGCAGCTGGAGGGCGTGAGAGTACTGGAACTCTCCATCATTCCGGATATCAGCGGCGGCCAGGCCCGGGCGGTGCTGGAGGAACTGCGGTTGGCCTGAGGTTTCCAGGGAAATGGGAAATGGGAAATGGGAAATGGGAAATGGGAAATGGGAAATGCAAGAGTGTAGCCTGACCCGGCGCGCCCGCCAACAAGGTTTTTTGTTTTTGCTCTCGTTGTTGCTTTTGCTTAACTTTTCCCTTTTCCCATTTCCCTTTTCCCTGCTTTTCTTCCTTTTCCCCGCTTTTCTTCCTTTTCCCCGCTCTTCTCCCTTTCCACTATTCCCCCGCCTTCCTCCGCCTCTCCACCAACTCATGCACCAGGGGGGCGCAGATCACCTCCAGGGCGTGACGTATGCTGCCATTGGGCAGTACCAGGGTGTTAGCCCGTGACATGAAGCTGCCATCCAGGCGCTTGCGCAGGTTGGGGAAATCGAAGCGACGCGGTTCGCGGAGACGGATCACCAGTGCGCTCTCATCGGCCGTCGGGACGTCGCGGGCCGTGAACGGATTGGAGGTGTCCACCAGGGGAATACGCTGGAAGTTGATGTCGGTGTAGGAGAACTGGGGGGTGATGTAGTGCACGTAGTCGGGCAGGCGCCGCAGGATGGCTTCGGTGGCGGCCTCCGCCGAGGCCCCCGTCAGGCTGACGTCGCGATGGATCTTCTGGATCCATTCCAGGTTCACGGAGGGCACCACGCCGATGAGCAGGTCCACCCAGCGGGCCACGTCCACGCCGTAGTCGCTGCGCTCCTGCTGCACGTGCCGGCGCAACTTGACGACGAGGGGATTGTGGGGTGGTCCCATGGTGCGGTGGGTCCACAGGTCCGATGTGTAACCGCCGTGCATGCCTTCGTAGAACAGCAGATCGGTGCCCGGCAGGATCTCCTCCCAGGAGGTGAAGGTACCCTCGGGGTGCTGGTGACGCGCCGCCATGGCTGGACTCTCCACGTAATGCCGGATGAGCCCGGTACCGGTGCGGGAGTACTCCGTGAACAGGCCCTCGAGACGGTCCAGCAGGTTCGCCTCCGGCCCGAAACGCGACATGATGCGGCCTTCCCGGGCGTTCTGCTCCACCCAGCACTTCATCTCCACGCGATCATAGCGGCGGAAACTATTGCCCTGTACGAAAACCGCGTTCATGGCCTCCCGCAGAAAGATCTCCTGGAAGGCCTCGCGCACGGACGTGGTGCCGGCTCCGGAGGAGCCGGTGATGGCGACGATGGGATATTTGACCGACATGATGACCTCGCCCGCGGCGGATATCTGGCAAAGTATGACAGTGCCGCACCGAAAGCCAAAGGCACCCCAGGGAATAGCGCACGGTGCCCGACCGTCTGAGCAGGGATGGGGCGATGCCGGGCGGGGGCGGAAATGAAACCCTTTCTCTCCGGGGGAGGTCGAATCCACAGGCCCTCGGTGAGGCGAACCGGAGCCACCTGCGGCAAACGAGGTCATTATCGAGTCCATGGAATCCTACGTATTCGCCACCCAACTGCTGCTGGCCGTCGTGGCCGGGGCGGTGCTGAATCTGACACCGTGCGTGCTGCCCGCCATCCCGGTGAAGCTGCGCATGATCACCGCCGCCGTGGGGGCGGGCCCGGGGCCGCGGTGGGTGGCGGCCGGAGCGGTGCTGGCGGGCACCTGGACCTTCTTCGGCGGCCTCGCCCTGGCGGCCGGGGGCGCAGCCTGGAACTGGGGCGAGCTGTTTCAAAGCCCGGCCGTGCGCCTGGGGCTGGCCCTGGTGCTGGTGGTGCTGGGGCTGATGAGCATGGCCGCCAGGGGCTTCAAGGTGCCGGAGAGGCTCTACCGTCTCGGCGGCCGCGGCTACGCGGAGCCCTATCTGGCGGGCCTGCTGGCGGCCCTGCTGTCCACCCCCTGTACCGGCCCCTTCCTGGGTGGCGTGCTGGCCTTCGCCGTGACCCGGCCACCGGGCCACGTGATGGCCATCTTCCTGGCTATAGGCCTCGGCCTGGCCCTGCCCTACCTGATTCTGCTCGCCTCCCCGCGCCTGCTGGCCCGACTACCGAAAAGCGGCCCCTGGAGCCGCCGGGTCCATCAGGCCCTGGGCCTGGTGCTGCTGGCCGGCGGGGTGTTCTTCGCCGCCCCCGACCTCACCCCGGCCATCACCCGTCTGCTATGGGGCGCGCTGGCCCTCACGGCCCTGGGCTGGGCCCTGTGGGTACTGTGGCAGGGCCCGGACCTGAGAGCCCGGGCCGTGCCCGTGGTATGTGCGATCCTGCTGGCCCCCCTGGTACCCCTGGCCCTGGACCCGGGCGACGGCGGGCCGGAGGATGTCTTGCCATGGCAGCCCTTTTCCGAGGCCGCCCTGGCCACCGCCAGGGCCGACGGCCGGCCCGTGCTGGTGGAGTTCACCGCCGACTGGTGCATCACCTGCAAGGTGCTGGAGCGCACCGTCTATCGCCACCCCCGCACCCTGGCGACGGCCCGGGAGGCCGGCCTCGTGACGTTGCAGGTAGACCTCACCGCCGCCATACCCGCACTCCAGGCCCGGCTGCTGGGCTGGGGCGGCGCCGGCATACCCTTCGCCGTAGTGCTGGACGGCGAGGGCGAAGTGGTGAAACGCCTGCCCGACATGTTCCAGCGCGACACCCTGGTGGCGGCCATCCGGGCCGCCCGCGGCTGACGAGACCATGACCTTGAAGAACCCCTTTACCCCTCTTGTCCTGTTGACCCTTGCCGCGGTCCTGCCCGCCGGCGCCGCCGCACCCCCCGACGCCCCGGCCGCGAGTGGCGGCCATCGTCTCGCCGACGCCACCAGCCCCTACCTCCAGCAACATGCCGGCAACCCGGTGGAATGGTATCCCTGGGGCGAGGAGGCCTTCGAGAAGGCGCGCCGCGAGGACAAGTTCATCCTCCTGTCCGTGGGCTACTCCACCTGCTACTGGTGCCACGTCATGAAGCGGGAGTCCTTCGCCGACGAGGAGACGGCGGCGCTGCTGAACCGCCACGCCGTGAGCATCAAGGTGGACCGCGAGGAACGGCCCGACGTGGACGCCATCTACATGACGGCGGTGCAACTGCTGGCCGGCCATGGCGGCTGGCCCATGACCCTGCTACTGACCGCCGACCTCGAGCCCTTTTTCGCCGCCACCTACCTGCCCCGGGACCGCTTCCAGGGCCTGATCCGCAATGCTCGGGAGCTGTGGAACGACAACCGCCCCGCCGTGGAGGCCCAGGGCGCGCGGGTGGCGGCCGCCATCCAACACGCCGGCCGGCTGCCCGGCGAACCCCTCGCGACCCTGCCGGACGAGGCCCTCGCGGACCAGGCCGTGGCCCGCCTGGCCGAGCGCTTCGATACCTTCGACGGCGGCTTCCAGCAGGCGCCCAAGTTTCCCATGTCCTCGATCCTGGAACTGCTGCTGGACCGTTACGAGCACGAAGGTGACACCCGGGCCCTGGACATGGCCACCACCACCCTCGGCGCCATGGCCCGCGGCGGCATCCACGACCAGGTGGGCGGCGGTTTCCACCGCTATGCCATCGACAACCAGTGGCTGGTACCCCACTTCGAGAAGATGCTCTACGACAACGCCCAGTTGCTGCACACCTACGCCCGCGCCCACGTCCTCACCGGCAACGCCCACTTCGAGCGCGTGGCCCATGACATCGTGGCCTACGTGGAACGGGATATGACAGGCCCCGGCGGCCTGTTTTACTCGGCCCAGGACGCGGAGGTGGATGCCGTGGAGGGTGAGTCCTACCTGTGGACCCCGGAAGAACTGGCGGAACTGCTGCCCGCCGCCGATTACGATCTGGTGCGCCGGGTATGGGGCCTCGACGGTCCGCCCGACTTCGAGGGCGGGCATATCCTCCACTGGCCGCGGGGCTACGCCGCCACTGCCGCCGCCCTGGAGATAACAATCGGGGACCTGATGGCCCGCCTCGAGCCCATCCGCACCCGCCTGCTGGCCAGCCGCCAGCAACGCCCCCAGCCCCACCTCGACGACAAGGTCATCACCGCCTGGAACGGCCTCATGATCTGGGCCCTCGCCTACGCCGGGGAGGTGCTGGAGCGACCCGCCTACGTGGCCATGGCCGAACGGGCCGCCACCGCCCTGCTGGCCACCCTGCGGGACGACCAGGGCCGCCTGCTGCATGTCGCCCGTCACGGCCGCGCCCGTCTGGACGCCTACCTCGATGACTATGCCGCGGTGATCCTCGGCCTCACGGAACTCCACCGCGTCAGCGGCGAGGCAGCCTGGCTGGACGAGGCCCGGATGCTGGCCGACACCATGCTCGCCACCCTGAAAGACCCCGCCGGCGGTTTCCATTACGCCCCACCCACGGTGGACCACCTGCTGGCCCGCCCCAAGGCCACCCATGACGGCGCCATGCCCGGCGCCGACAGCCTCGCCACCCGCGCCCTGGTGGCCCTCGCCAGGGAGACGGACGACAGACGCTACGCCGCCGCGGCCGCCGCCACCTTGCGGGCCTACGGCCCCCTGCTGGGAAAGGCCCCCGACGACATGCCCTACATGCTGTGGGGTCTGGCCGACTATCGCCGCGCCGGCCTCGCCGAGGATACCCCCGCGGCGCCCGCCATCGCCGCCCTCGAGACCACCTCGGACCACCTGCGCATCAGTGCCCGCCGCCTCCCGGGCGACGGCCACCGCCTGGAGGCCACGCTGCACCTGGCCCCCGGCTGGCACGTGAACGCCACGCCCGCCTCCCTGGACTTCCTCACCGCCACCCGGGTGCGCGCCCGGGCCCAGGGGGAGGTTCTGGCCCTGACCGTGGACTACCCGCGGGGCGAGAAGATGGATACCGGCCTCGGCACCCCCATCCGCATCTACGGTGACGGCACCCGTCTCAGCGCCGTCGCGGACCCGCCGCTGCCCGCCGGCACCACCGTCACGGTCCACGCCCAGGCCTGCAACGACAGCGGCCGCTGCCTGGCCCCCGCCGAGGTCACGACCCGTCTCGAAGGGCCACCGCCTGCCGCCCCCTGACGCCCCGCCTCCCCGCCCTTCGACCGCCCCACCCCGGGGCGGATATAATGCCCGCTTTGCGCGTCCCGCCCGCCGGTCCCCGGGGGCGTCATTCCCCACCCCGGAGTCCTGTTCCCATGCCTAAACCACCCTTGCTGCCGCCCCAACGCGACAAGGAACTGCGCGCGCGGGTACGCCTGTTCGGCAATCTGCTGGGCGAGGTACTGGCGGAACAGACGGGCGACCATGTGCTGAAGGCGGTGGAGACCCTGCGCCGCGGCTACATCCGCCTGCGAATCAGAGAGGACGAAGCCCTGCGGGAGCGCCTCGCCGACCTCATCGACGGCCTCGACACCGACGACCTCAACCACGTGATCCGCGCCTTCAACATCTATTTCAGCCTGGTGAACATCGCCGAGGAGGCCTTCCTGCACCGCGAGCGGCGCCGCAACGTGCGCGCCGGCGGCCCCCTGTGGCGCGGTTCCTTCGACCATACCATGCGCGACTTCGCCGCCGGCGGCCTGGATATCGAACAGGTCAACACCCTGCTGGCGCGCGTGATCTACATGCCGGTGTTCACCGCCCATCCCACGGAGTCCAAGCGCCTGGCGGTAAAGCACCTGCTGCGGGCCATCTTCGTCACCGCCGACAAGCTGGACGGCCGCCGCCTCGGCAAGCTAGAGCGCGAGGAGGTGATGAACGACCTGCGCGACCTCATCCAGGTGCTGTGGAAGACCGACGAGGTGCGGGTGGTGAAGCCCACGGTGGAGGACGAGATCCGCATCGGGCTGTTCTATTTCCGGGAGTGCCTGTTCCGCGCCGTACCCCGGGTCTACCGCTACATGGAGCGGGCCATCTCCCGCACCTACGGCGACGTGGCATTCAAGGTGCCCAGCCTGCTGCGCTTCGGCTCGTGGATCGGCGGCGACCGCGACGGCAACCCCTTCGTGCGGCCCGAGACCACCGAGTTCGCCGTGCGCATGCACAAGCGGGAGGTCCTGTGCGAGTACCTGCGGCGGGTGAAGGAGCTGCGCAGCCGACTCACCTTCTCCAGCCGCCTGGTGACCCCGAGCGCCGCCTTCACGGAGAAGCTGCAGCAGGAACTCACGGCGTGCCCGGAGATCATGGGCAAGCGGCCGGCACGGTTCAGCCATGAGCCCTACCGGCGCAAGCTACTCATCATGGAGAACCGCCTGCGCGACAACCTGCGGCTGGTGAACAAACTCATCGACGACCCCGACAACGCCCGGCCCGAGGACTACCCCTGCCGCTACGACAATGAGCAGGAGTTCATCGCCGACCTGCGGCTCATCCACGAGTCCATCGCCTCCCACGGTGACGCCCGCATCGCCGACGGCGGGCTGTTGGACCTCATCCGCATGGCGGAGACCTTCGGCTTCTTCATGCAGAACCTAGACATCCGCCAGGAATCCACCCGCCACACCGCGGCGGTGGACGAGATTCTGGGCGAAATCGGCGTCACCGCGGGCTACCGGGACCTCGACGAGGACGAGCGCATCGCCCTGCTGTGCCGGCTCCTGGAGGAGCCCCCCCTGGCCATGCCGCGAGGGGAGCTGAGCGCCGATACCGCGGACACCCTCAAGGTGCTGGAGGTGATGGGCAAGCTGCGCGCGGAGGTGAGCCCCGAGGCCCTGGGTACCTACGTGATCTCCATGACCCACAGCGCCAGCCATATCCTCGAACTCATGTGGCTGGCCTCCCTGGGCGGCCTCGCCGGGCGCCGCGACGGCGCCTGGTACTGCGACATCCGCATCAGCCCCCTGTTCGAGACCATCGACGACCTGGGTCGCGTCGAGCAGGTGATGAGCACGCTCCTGGAGCAACCCATCTACCGCCGGTTGCTCCAGGCCTCGGGTAATCTCCAGGAGGTGATGCTGGGCTATTCGGACTCGTGCAAGGACGGCGGCATCCTGGCCTCGGCCTGGAACCTCTACGAGGCCCAGCGCAAGATCATCGCCATCGCCGAGGGCCACGGTATCGAGTGCCGGCTGTTCCACGGCCGCGGCGGCACCCTGGGCCGCGGCGGCGGCCCCACCCACGAGGCCATCCTCGCCCAACCCGCCGGCACCGTGCATGGCCAGATCAAGTTCACCGAGCAGGGTGAGGTACTGTCCTACAAGTACAGCAACGAAGAGACCGCGGTGTACGAGCTGTCCATGGGCATCACCGGGCTTCTCAAGGCGAGCCGCGGCGTGGTGCAGGGCAACACCGAGGACTGCGAGGAGTACCACCGCATCATGGCCGGCCTGGCCCGCACCGGCGAAGAGGCCTACCGCAACCTCATCGACCGCACCGAGGGGCTGCTGGACTACTTCTACGAGGCCACGCCGGTATCGGAGATCGGCCTGCTCAACATCGGTTCCCGCCCCAGCCACCGCCAAAAACAGGACCGATCCAAGGCCTCCATCCGCGCCATCCCCTGGGTCTTCGGCTGGGCCCAGTCCCGCCACACCCTGCCGGCCTGGTTCGGCATCGGCAACGCCCTCACGGATTTCGCGGCCGCAGACGGCGGCAACCTGGAGGAGCTGCGCCGCATGTATCGCCACTGGCCCTTCTTCCGCGCCCTGCTGTCCAACACCCAGATGTCCCTGACCAAGGCCGAGATGAGGATAGCCGGCGAGTACGCCTCCCTGGCCGAGGACCAGTCGATGGCCGGGCGGGTCTACGGCGCCATCCGCGAGGAGCACGACCGCACCCTGGAGATGGTGCTGAAGGTGGCGGATATCGACTGCCTGCTGGAGGAGACCCCCACCCTGGCCCTGTCCCTGTTCCGCCGCGACCCCTACCTGGATCCCCTCAACCACATCCAGATCACCCTGCTACGCCGCGCCCGCGACCCCGATATCAGCGACGAGGAACGAGAGCAGTGGATGGAACCGCTGTTGCGGTCCATCAATGCCATTGCGTCGGGGATGAGGAATACGGGGTGAGGAGATAGTGAATGGTGAATACAGTGAATGGTGAATAGTGAATGGTGCAGCGGGTCCACTAACAGACTGCGCAGGTAGTCGCTTGTAGAATGGCCGCGCTGTTCAGGTACACCCAGGTATATCGCTAATCTTCACCGTCGCCTAACCATTCACTATTCACTATTCACTATTCACTTAGAACGGCCGCGCTGTTCAGATGCACCCAGGTATATCGCTAATCTTCGCCGCCGCCTAACCATTCACTATTCACCATTCCCCAACACCCGGGCCGCCGCTAGTCGCGGACCGCCGCCGGTGCCTACGCCCTGGCCCGAACTACCCAGAACACCCCCGCGTCCACTCCGGCCACTCGTACCCGGGTGCCGCCGGGGATGGCGCCGGCGGCGAGTTCCGGGTCGGGGCGCACCTCCCAGGTGATACCCGAGTAGGAGACGCTGGAGGGGCGGGTGGTGTCGATGTCGCCGGGCAGGGTGAACTCGTAACCGATGAGGTCGCTGGTGCGGTCGCGCCCGGGCGCGGCTCGGCCGTGCTGGAGGCGCATCAGGGGCCGCCACAGCACCGCGGTGCTGACGGCCGCCAGGATGCCGAAGCCGGCGATGCCGGCAGTCCAGGTCTCGGGCAGCACACCGGCCATCATCAGGATACCGGTGAGCAGGGCCCCGATGGCGCCGAACAGCAGCACGCCGGAGGCCAGCCCCAGCACCAGGGTCTCGATGGCCACCAGGGCGAAGCCCACGAAGATCCAGAACTCGGCCTGGTGGGCGTCGATGTAGCCGACCACCGGTAGCATCTCAGGCCCCGCCGGTCCTGGCCCTGAGGGTATCGGCAATGGCCATGACGCCGGCCACCAGGGAGCCCGCCTCGGTCTGCTGGTCGGGCATGAGTACCACGGTGGACTCCCGGGCGATGGCCTGCTTGGCCTTGATGGCGTCGCCGGCCAGTTCGTACTGGATGGCCTTCTGGCCGGCCTCGGTATTGGCCGCCTCGCCCACCTTGCGGATGGCCTCGGCATTGGCCTCGGCCACGGCGGTGATGGCCCGCGCCTCGCCCTCGGCCCTGAGGATCTGCTGTTCCTTGTCGGCCTCGGCCGCCAGTACCACCGCCTGCTTCTCACCCTCGGCGACGTTGATCTGGGACTGGCGATGGCCCTCGGATTCGAGGATGGTGGCGCGCTTCTCGCGCTCGGCCTTCATCTGGCGTTCCATGGCCTCCAGCACGCTGCGGGGCGGATTGATGTCCTTGATCTCGTAACGCAACACCTGGATCCCCCAGGGCTGGGCCGCCTCGTTGATGGAGGACACGATGGCGGCGTTCAGGGTGTCCCGCTCCTCGAAGGTCTTGTCCAGCTCCATCTTGCCGATCTCGGAGCGCATGGTGGTCTGGGCCAGCTGGCCCACCGCGAAGTGGTAGTCCTCCACGCCGTAGCAGGCCTTGTAGGAATCGATGACCTTGAGGTAAAGCACGCCGTCCACGGTGAGCGAGATGTTGTCCCGGGTGATGGCCGCCTGACTGGCCACATCGATGGCCTGCTCCTTGAGGGTGCGGCGGTAGGCCACCCGGTCGATGACGGGCACCACGAAGTTGAGCCCCGCGGTCATGGTCTTCAAGTACTTGCCGAAGCGTTCCACCACGAAGGTGGTGTTGTGGGGCACGAACTTGACGCTCGACTTCAGGATCACGAGGGCGACGACGGCGAGCCCGGTCCAGAAGTTGAATATCAGGCCCATGAGACCGGTCATTGGATCGCCCATAGGTGTTTTCCTCTCGTTGAGTTGCCCGCGGCGGGCCCCTGCCCGCAGCAATGCGCATTATGGCGCGCCGGCGCCCCGGCGTCTCGCGCGGCCGTGCCGGCTGCTCCCACCCGGGTCCTTGACTCCGGCATGAAACCCCACTGTTACGGGGTGGAATTTTTCAAAAGCCCGACAGGTCTACTCAAGTATGATGGCTACCTGGCGCGAAGACGATGAAGACCATCCTGTCCTGGCTGGGTCGGCGCACAACGGACTGGCTGACCGGAGAGAACGCGAGGCCCGCTGTCCCGCTGTGCGACTTCAAACGCCTGCGCTTCGAACTGCGCCCCGCCGATGTGTTGCTGGTGGAGGGGCGCAGCCGCGTGGGCGATGTCATCAAGCTCATCACCCAGAGTCCCTGGAGCCACGCGGCCCTCTATATCGGCCGCCTGTTCGACATCCGTGACGAGGCCCTGCGGGAGCGGGTGCGGCAATGCTACCGCGGCGATCCCCGGGAGCAAACGCCATTATCTGCCGCGCCTGGCGACGGGTGAGGAGATACCGTGCTTCGCCCTCACCGGCCCCGAGGCCGGCAGCGATGCCTCCGCCATCCCCGACACGGGCGTGGTGTGCCGCGGCGAGTGGCAGGGCCGCGAGGTGC
The Gammaproteobacteria bacterium DNA segment above includes these coding regions:
- a CDS encoding phosphoribulokinase, with amino-acid sequence MSVKYPIVAITGSSGAGTTSVREAFQEIFLREAMNAVFVQGNSFRRYDRVEMKCWVEQNAREGRIMSRFGPEANLLDRLEGLFTEYSRTGTGLIRHYVESPAMAARHQHPEGTFTSWEEILPGTDLLFYEGMHGGYTSDLWTHRTMGPPHNPLVVKLRRHVQQERSDYGVDVARWVDLLIGVVPSVNLEWIQKIHRDVSLTGASAEAATEAILRRLPDYVHYITPQFSYTDINFQRIPLVDTSNPFTARDVPTADESALVIRLREPRRFDFPNLRKRLDGSFMSRANTLVLPNGSIRHALEVICAPLVHELVERRRKAGE
- a CDS encoding thioredoxin family protein, encoding MESYVFATQLLLAVVAGAVLNLTPCVLPAIPVKLRMITAAVGAGPGPRWVAAGAVLAGTWTFFGGLALAAGGAAWNWGELFQSPAVRLGLALVLVVLGLMSMAARGFKVPERLYRLGGRGYAEPYLAGLLAALLSTPCTGPFLGGVLAFAVTRPPGHVMAIFLAIGLGLALPYLILLASPRLLARLPKSGPWSRRVHQALGLVLLAGGVFFAAPDLTPAITRLLWGALALTALGWALWVLWQGPDLRARAVPVVCAILLAPLVPLALDPGDGGPEDVLPWQPFSEAALATARADGRPVLVEFTADWCITCKVLERTVYRHPRTLATAREAGLVTLQVDLTAAIPALQARLLGWGGAGIPFAVVLDGEGEVVKRLPDMFQRDTLVAAIRAARG
- a CDS encoding DUF255 domain-containing protein; translated protein: MTLKNPFTPLVLLTLAAVLPAGAAAPPDAPAASGGHRLADATSPYLQQHAGNPVEWYPWGEEAFEKARREDKFILLSVGYSTCYWCHVMKRESFADEETAALLNRHAVSIKVDREERPDVDAIYMTAVQLLAGHGGWPMTLLLTADLEPFFAATYLPRDRFQGLIRNARELWNDNRPAVEAQGARVAAAIQHAGRLPGEPLATLPDEALADQAVARLAERFDTFDGGFQQAPKFPMSSILELLLDRYEHEGDTRALDMATTTLGAMARGGIHDQVGGGFHRYAIDNQWLVPHFEKMLYDNAQLLHTYARAHVLTGNAHFERVAHDIVAYVERDMTGPGGLFYSAQDAEVDAVEGESYLWTPEELAELLPAADYDLVRRVWGLDGPPDFEGGHILHWPRGYAATAAALEITIGDLMARLEPIRTRLLASRQQRPQPHLDDKVITAWNGLMIWALAYAGEVLERPAYVAMAERAATALLATLRDDQGRLLHVARHGRARLDAYLDDYAAVILGLTELHRVSGEAAWLDEARMLADTMLATLKDPAGGFHYAPPTVDHLLARPKATHDGAMPGADSLATRALVALARETDDRRYAAAAAATLRAYGPLLGKAPDDMPYMLWGLADYRRAGLAEDTPAAPAIAALETTSDHLRISARRLPGDGHRLEATLHLAPGWHVNATPASLDFLTATRVRARAQGEVLALTVDYPRGEKMDTGLGTPIRIYGDGTRLSAVADPPLPAGTTVTVHAQACNDSGRCLAPAEVTTRLEGPPPAAP
- the ppc gene encoding phosphoenolpyruvate carboxylase; this translates as MPKPPLLPPQRDKELRARVRLFGNLLGEVLAEQTGDHVLKAVETLRRGYIRLRIREDEALRERLADLIDGLDTDDLNHVIRAFNIYFSLVNIAEEAFLHRERRRNVRAGGPLWRGSFDHTMRDFAAGGLDIEQVNTLLARVIYMPVFTAHPTESKRLAVKHLLRAIFVTADKLDGRRLGKLEREEVMNDLRDLIQVLWKTDEVRVVKPTVEDEIRIGLFYFRECLFRAVPRVYRYMERAISRTYGDVAFKVPSLLRFGSWIGGDRDGNPFVRPETTEFAVRMHKREVLCEYLRRVKELRSRLTFSSRLVTPSAAFTEKLQQELTACPEIMGKRPARFSHEPYRRKLLIMENRLRDNLRLVNKLIDDPDNARPEDYPCRYDNEQEFIADLRLIHESIASHGDARIADGGLLDLIRMAETFGFFMQNLDIRQESTRHTAAVDEILGEIGVTAGYRDLDEDERIALLCRLLEEPPLAMPRGELSADTADTLKVLEVMGKLRAEVSPEALGTYVISMTHSASHILELMWLASLGGLAGRRDGAWYCDIRISPLFETIDDLGRVEQVMSTLLEQPIYRRLLQASGNLQEVMLGYSDSCKDGGILASAWNLYEAQRKIIAIAEGHGIECRLFHGRGGTLGRGGGPTHEAILAQPAGTVHGQIKFTEQGEVLSYKYSNEETAVYELSMGITGLLKASRGVVQGNTEDCEEYHRIMAGLARTGEEAYRNLIDRTEGLLDYFYEATPVSEIGLLNIGSRPSHRQKQDRSKASIRAIPWVFGWAQSRHTLPAWFGIGNALTDFAAADGGNLEELRRMYRHWPFFRALLSNTQMSLTKAEMRIAGEYASLAEDQSMAGRVYGAIREEHDRTLEMVLKVADIDCLLEETPTLALSLFRRDPYLDPLNHIQITLLRRARDPDISDEEREQWMEPLLRSINAIASGMRNTG
- a CDS encoding NfeD family protein: MLPVVGYIDAHQAEFWIFVGFALVAIETLVLGLASGVLLFGAIGALLTGILMMAGVLPETWTAGIAGFGILAAVSTAVLWRPLMRLQHGRAAPGRDRTSDLIGYEFTLPGDIDTTRPSSVSYSGITWEVRPDPELAAGAIPGGTRVRVAGVDAGVFWVVRARA
- a CDS encoding SPFH domain-containing protein; translated protein: MTGLMGLIFNFWTGLAVVALVILKSSVKFVPHNTTFVVERFGKYLKTMTAGLNFVVPVIDRVAYRRTLKEQAIDVASQAAITRDNISLTVDGVLYLKVIDSYKACYGVEDYHFAVGQLAQTTMRSEIGKMELDKTFEERDTLNAAIVSSINEAAQPWGIQVLRYEIKDINPPRSVLEAMERQMKAEREKRATILESEGHRQSQINVAEGEKQAVVLAAEADKEQQILRAEGEARAITAVAEANAEAIRKVGEAANTEAGQKAIQYELAGDAIKAKQAIARESTVVLMPDQQTEAGSLVAGVMAIADTLRARTGGA